One Chromobacterium paludis genomic window carries:
- a CDS encoding LysR family transcriptional regulator → MSISLDDLQLLLDAAELGSFSQAAARRGWSQPQVSARMAQLEAELGVSLFHRHRRGAEATAACLSFLPAARAALNAYADGRQTLVLGDGLPQVRLATLPSLAGVVFGPLASRLAEAPLELRCDTDHSPQILQKLLAGEADIGFMLERPTMAGMEQEVLCQSPVVAVAAATHPLAGEGELSLSQLAAYPLAPQRWGDAVDDLLRRLRPLRRTARPIHVLQPATAVRDLALWHGYVGFVPRLSVWQELEQGLLTELSLAEPELGQWRVTMAWRGGKRPLQARDAVLQAAREMARVWG, encoded by the coding sequence ATGTCTATTTCGCTGGATGACTTGCAGCTGCTGCTGGATGCGGCGGAGCTGGGCAGCTTCAGCCAGGCAGCGGCGCGCCGAGGCTGGAGCCAACCCCAGGTCAGCGCGCGCATGGCTCAGTTAGAGGCGGAGCTGGGGGTGAGCTTGTTTCATCGTCACCGGCGTGGCGCGGAAGCGACAGCTGCATGCCTGTCCTTTTTGCCGGCGGCGCGCGCGGCCCTGAACGCTTATGCCGATGGGCGCCAGACCCTGGTATTGGGCGACGGTTTGCCGCAGGTAAGGCTGGCCACGCTGCCCTCGCTCGCCGGGGTGGTTTTTGGTCCGCTGGCGAGCCGCCTGGCCGAAGCGCCGCTGGAGTTGCGATGCGATACCGACCATTCGCCGCAGATCCTGCAGAAATTGCTGGCTGGCGAAGCGGATATCGGTTTCATGCTGGAGCGCCCGACCATGGCGGGCATGGAACAGGAAGTGTTGTGCCAGTCGCCGGTGGTGGCGGTGGCCGCCGCTACGCATCCGCTGGCCGGAGAGGGCGAGCTGTCCTTGTCGCAACTTGCCGCTTACCCGTTGGCGCCGCAGCGTTGGGGCGATGCCGTCGATGACTTGCTCAGGCGTTTGCGGCCGCTGCGCCGCACTGCCCGTCCCATCCATGTGTTGCAGCCGGCGACGGCGGTGCGCGATCTGGCCTTATGGCATGGTTATGTGGGTTTTGTCCCCAGACTGTCGGTATGGCAGGAGTTGGAACAGGGGTTGCTGACCGAACTGAGCCTGGCGGAACCCGAGTTGGGGCAGTGGCGGGTGACGATGGCCTGGCGCGGGGGCAAACGCCCGCTCCAGGCCAGGGACGCCGTGCTGCAGGCCGCGCGGGAGATGGCGCGGGTCTGGGGCTGA
- a CDS encoding glycerate kinase type-2 family protein, translated as MSRLSPQEVLRRLFDVAVASVKPERLLDHLPPPPRGRTVVVGAGKAAAEMARILENAWPGELSGVVATRYGHAAPTRRIEVLEASHPVPDEAGCAAARRILDAVGGLTADDLVICLLSGGGSALLSLPADGISLADKQEVSRQLLACGAGIDEMNAVRKHLSAIKGGRLALACAPARLVTLAISDVVGDDPAVIASGPTVADPTTYADARAVIAKYGLALPPAVRAHLAAEPDETPKPGDARLAHAEYRLIAAPQQALRAAEAEARRLGYDVLLLGDSIEGEAREVAKVHAGIARQIALRDAPVARPALILSGGETTVTLRGKGRGGRNSEFLLALAIALNGLLGAYALAADTDGIDGSEDNAGAWIAPDTLARAAALGLRAQDSLADNDGYGFFAALDDLLITGPTHTNVNDFRAILLL; from the coding sequence ATGTCCCGTCTATCGCCGCAAGAAGTGTTGCGCCGCCTGTTCGATGTCGCCGTCGCCAGCGTCAAGCCGGAGCGCCTGCTCGACCATTTGCCGCCGCCGCCCAGGGGCCGCACCGTGGTGGTGGGCGCGGGCAAGGCCGCCGCTGAGATGGCGCGGATACTGGAGAACGCGTGGCCGGGCGAGCTGTCCGGCGTGGTGGCGACGCGTTACGGCCACGCGGCGCCGACGCGGCGCATCGAGGTGCTGGAGGCCTCGCATCCGGTGCCGGACGAGGCTGGCTGCGCGGCCGCGCGGCGGATCTTGGACGCGGTGGGCGGGCTGACGGCGGACGATTTGGTGATCTGCCTGCTGTCCGGCGGCGGCTCGGCCTTGCTGAGCCTGCCGGCGGACGGCATCAGCCTGGCAGACAAGCAGGAAGTCAGCCGGCAGCTGCTGGCCTGCGGCGCGGGCATCGACGAGATGAACGCCGTGCGCAAGCACCTGTCCGCCATCAAGGGCGGGCGGCTGGCGTTGGCCTGCGCGCCGGCGCGGCTGGTGACCTTGGCGATTTCCGACGTGGTGGGCGACGATCCTGCGGTGATCGCTTCCGGTCCCACCGTCGCGGACCCGACGACTTACGCCGACGCGCGCGCGGTGATCGCCAAGTACGGCTTGGCGCTGCCGCCCGCCGTGCGCGCGCATCTGGCGGCGGAGCCGGACGAAACGCCCAAGCCGGGCGACGCGCGGCTGGCCCATGCCGAATACCGGCTGATCGCCGCGCCGCAGCAAGCCCTGCGCGCGGCGGAGGCGGAGGCGAGGCGGCTGGGCTACGACGTGCTGCTGCTGGGCGACAGCATAGAGGGCGAGGCGCGGGAGGTCGCAAAGGTGCATGCCGGCATCGCCCGGCAAATCGCCCTGCGCGATGCGCCTGTGGCCAGGCCGGCGCTGATCCTGTCCGGCGGCGAAACCACGGTGACGTTGCGGGGCAAGGGCAGGGGCGGACGCAACAGCGAGTTTCTGCTGGCCCTAGCCATCGCGCTGAACGGCCTGCTGGGTGCTTACGCGCTGGCGGCGGACACCGACGGCATAGACGGCAGCGAGGACAACGCCGGCGCCTGGATCGCGCCGGACACGCTGGCGCGCGCGGCGGCGCTGGGCCTGCGGGCGCAGGACAGTCTGGCGGACAATGACGGCTATGGTTTCTTTGCCGCGCTGGACGATCTGCTGATCACGGGCCCCACTCACACCAACGTCAACGACTTCCGAGCCATCCTATTGCTTTGA
- a CDS encoding pseudouridine synthase, whose protein sequence is MSKLILLNKPYGVICQFSDHPTHPTLKSCVPLPGVYPAGRLDTDSEGLLLLTGDGALQHRIADPRWKLPKTYWVQVEGEPKEEQLEMLRRGVDLGDFVTRPAQVRRIATPELWPRNPPVRFRKTVPDGWLEIIISEGKNRQVRRMTAKAGLPTLRLVRVAIGPWRLDGLPPGETRELDVRLEDLPRLPQGGRGPGGGAPRSHTAPSVKGTPPAFRFARGNKKS, encoded by the coding sequence ATGTCCAAGCTGATTCTGCTCAACAAGCCTTATGGTGTGATCTGCCAGTTTTCCGACCATCCCACGCATCCGACGCTGAAGTCCTGCGTGCCTTTGCCCGGCGTCTATCCGGCCGGCCGGCTCGACACCGATAGCGAGGGGCTGCTGCTGTTGACCGGGGACGGCGCGTTGCAGCACCGCATCGCCGATCCGCGCTGGAAGCTGCCCAAGACCTACTGGGTGCAGGTGGAGGGCGAGCCGAAAGAGGAACAGCTGGAAATGCTGCGCCGCGGCGTGGACCTGGGCGATTTCGTCACCCGGCCGGCCCAGGTAAGGCGCATAGCCACGCCGGAACTGTGGCCGCGCAATCCGCCAGTGCGCTTTCGCAAGACGGTGCCGGACGGCTGGCTGGAAATCATCATCAGCGAAGGCAAGAACCGCCAGGTGCGCCGCATGACGGCCAAGGCCGGGCTGCCGACGCTGCGTCTGGTGCGGGTAGCCATCGGCCCGTGGCGGCTGGATGGCTTGCCGCCGGGCGAGACGCGCGAGCTGGACGTGCGGCTGGAGGATTTGCCGAGGCTGCCGCAGGGCGGGCGCGGTCCGGGAGGCGGCGCGCCAAGGAGCCATACCGCGCCGTCGGTCAAGGGAACGCCGCCCGCCTTCCGTTTCGCGCGCGGCAACAAGAAGTCCTGA
- a CDS encoding NADP-dependent isocitrate dehydrogenase: MPAEQSKIIYTLTDEAPALATSSFLPIVQAFAASAGIEVDTADISVAARVLAEFPDYLNDEQKVPNTLAELGKLTLQPDANIIKLPNISASVAQLMACVKELQAKGYAIPDYPENPANDAEKAIKDRYAKCLGSAVNPVLREGNSDRRAPLAVKNYAKKHPHSMGEWKQWSQTHVSHMHHGDFYHGEKSMTLDKARDVKMELVTKSGQTIVLKPKVALQAGEIIDSMFMSKKALCDFYEREMEDCREAGILFSLHVKATMMKVSHPIVFGHCVKIYYKDAFEKHGKLFDELGINVNNGMATLYEKIETLPASKREEIIRDLHACQEHRPRLAMVDSAKGITNFHSPNDIIVDASMPAMIRAGGKMWGADGKPYDAKAVMPESTFARIYQEMINFCKWHGNFDPRTMGTVPNVGLMAQKAEEYGSHDKTFEIQEDGVANIVDLATGEVLLSQNVEQGDIWRMCQVKDAPIRDWVKLAVTRARNSGMPAVFWLDPYRPHENELIKKVQTYLKDYDTNGLDIHIMSQVRAMRYTLERVARGLDTISVTGNILRDYLTDLFPIMELGTSAKMLSIVPLMAGGGMYETGAGGSAPKHVQQLLEENHLRWDSLGEFLALAVSLEDLGIKTGNAKAKILAKTLDLATGKLLDENKSPSRRTGELDNRGSQYYLSMYWAQALAEQTEDKELQARFAPIAKQLADNEQTILAELKAVQGKPADIGGYYLPDAAKCSAVMRPSATFNAAIAAVLA; the protein is encoded by the coding sequence ATGCCAGCAGAACAATCGAAAATCATCTACACCCTCACCGACGAAGCGCCTGCGCTGGCCACCAGCTCTTTCCTGCCCATCGTCCAGGCCTTCGCGGCATCCGCCGGCATTGAGGTCGACACCGCCGACATCTCCGTGGCCGCCCGCGTGCTGGCCGAATTCCCTGACTACCTGAACGACGAACAGAAAGTCCCCAACACCCTGGCCGAGCTGGGCAAACTGACGCTGCAGCCGGACGCCAACATCATCAAGCTGCCCAATATCAGCGCCTCCGTGGCCCAGCTGATGGCGTGCGTCAAGGAATTGCAGGCCAAGGGCTACGCCATTCCGGACTACCCGGAAAACCCGGCCAACGACGCAGAAAAAGCGATCAAGGACCGCTACGCCAAGTGCCTGGGCTCCGCCGTGAACCCGGTGCTACGCGAAGGCAACTCCGACCGCCGCGCGCCGCTGGCGGTGAAGAACTACGCCAAGAAGCACCCGCACTCGATGGGCGAATGGAAACAGTGGTCGCAGACCCACGTCTCCCACATGCACCATGGCGACTTCTACCACGGCGAAAAGTCGATGACGCTGGACAAGGCCCGCGACGTGAAGATGGAACTGGTGACCAAGAGCGGCCAGACCATCGTGCTGAAACCCAAGGTGGCGCTGCAGGCCGGCGAAATCATCGACTCCATGTTCATGAGCAAGAAGGCGCTGTGCGACTTCTACGAGCGTGAAATGGAAGACTGCCGCGAAGCCGGCATTCTGTTTTCCTTGCACGTGAAGGCCACCATGATGAAGGTGTCCCACCCCATCGTGTTCGGCCACTGCGTCAAGATCTACTACAAGGACGCGTTCGAGAAACACGGCAAGCTGTTCGACGAACTGGGCATCAACGTCAACAACGGCATGGCCACGCTGTACGAGAAGATCGAAACCCTGCCGGCCTCCAAGCGCGAAGAAATCATCCGCGACCTGCACGCCTGCCAGGAGCACCGTCCGCGCCTGGCCATGGTGGACTCCGCCAAGGGCATCACCAATTTCCACTCGCCCAACGACATCATCGTCGACGCCTCCATGCCGGCCATGATCCGCGCCGGCGGCAAGATGTGGGGCGCCGACGGCAAGCCGTACGACGCCAAGGCCGTGATGCCGGAATCGACCTTTGCCCGCATTTACCAGGAGATGATCAACTTCTGCAAATGGCACGGCAACTTCGATCCGCGCACCATGGGCACCGTGCCCAACGTCGGCCTGATGGCGCAGAAGGCGGAAGAATACGGCTCGCACGACAAGACCTTTGAGATCCAGGAAGACGGCGTCGCCAACATCGTCGATCTGGCCACCGGCGAAGTGCTGCTGTCGCAGAATGTCGAGCAAGGCGACATCTGGCGCATGTGCCAGGTCAAGGACGCTCCGATCCGCGACTGGGTCAAGCTGGCCGTGACCCGCGCCCGCAACTCCGGCATGCCGGCCGTGTTCTGGCTGGACCCGTACCGTCCGCATGAGAATGAGCTGATCAAGAAGGTGCAAACCTACCTGAAGGACTACGACACCAACGGCCTGGACATCCACATCATGTCCCAGGTGCGCGCGATGCGTTACACCCTGGAGCGCGTGGCCCGCGGCCTGGACACCATCTCCGTCACCGGCAACATCCTGCGCGACTACCTGACCGACCTGTTCCCCATCATGGAACTGGGCACCTCGGCCAAGATGCTGTCCATCGTGCCGCTGATGGCCGGCGGCGGCATGTACGAAACCGGCGCCGGCGGCTCCGCGCCCAAGCACGTGCAACAACTGCTGGAAGAGAACCACCTGCGCTGGGACAGCCTGGGCGAGTTCCTGGCGCTGGCGGTGTCGTTGGAGGACCTGGGCATCAAAACCGGCAACGCCAAGGCCAAGATCCTGGCCAAGACGCTGGACCTGGCCACCGGCAAGCTGCTGGACGAGAACAAGTCCCCGTCGCGCCGCACCGGCGAGCTGGACAACCGCGGCAGCCAGTACTACCTGTCCATGTACTGGGCGCAGGCGCTGGCCGAGCAAACCGAGGACAAGGAGCTGCAAGCCCGCTTCGCGCCCATCGCCAAGCAGCTGGCCGACAACGAGCAAACCATCCTGGCTGAATTGAAGGCCGTGCAGGGCAAGCCGGCCGACATCGGCGGCTACTATCTGCCGGACGCCGCCAAGTGCAGCGCGGTGATGCGCCCCAGCGCCACCTTCAATGCCGCCATCGCCGCCGTGCTGGCTTAA
- a CDS encoding cold-shock protein, which yields MAFGTVKWFNDAKGFGFITPDEGGEDLFAHFSAINMQGFKTLKEGQRVSFEVVSGPKGKQASNIQSAGA from the coding sequence ATGGCATTTGGTACCGTGAAGTGGTTCAATGACGCAAAAGGCTTCGGCTTTATTACCCCGGACGAAGGTGGCGAGGATCTGTTCGCTCACTTCTCGGCCATCAACATGCAAGGCTTCAAGACTCTGAAAGAGGGTCAACGTGTAAGCTTTGAAGTGGTGTCCGGCCCGAAGGGCAAGCAAGCGTCCAATATCCAGAGCGCCGGCGCTTAA
- a CDS encoding GNAT family N-acetyltransferase, whose product MHYLETKRLLLRAVKAEDAQALFDIYGDPATNLYNPNGPYPTQAYAEARLAAWLRGWREDGYGQWAVARLEAPEQVIGFGGIAKRDYGGELRLNLGYRFATAAWGIGYASETAGAALRCAFERLQAPAVYGLVRPANLASIRVLEKQGFQPIGQLPDLPSNPPSRVFVLTREAYNARG is encoded by the coding sequence ATGCACTATCTGGAAACCAAGCGGCTGCTATTGCGGGCAGTCAAGGCCGAGGACGCCCAGGCCTTGTTCGACATCTACGGCGACCCTGCCACCAATCTTTACAACCCGAATGGCCCCTACCCTACGCAGGCATACGCAGAAGCCAGGCTGGCAGCCTGGCTGCGCGGCTGGCGCGAGGACGGCTACGGACAGTGGGCGGTCGCCCGCCTTGAGGCGCCGGAACAGGTCATAGGCTTCGGCGGCATCGCCAAGCGGGATTACGGCGGCGAGCTGAGGCTGAACTTGGGCTACCGCTTCGCCACTGCGGCCTGGGGCATCGGCTATGCCAGTGAAACCGCTGGCGCCGCCCTGCGCTGCGCCTTTGAACGGCTACAAGCGCCGGCCGTCTACGGCCTGGTGCGCCCGGCCAATCTGGCGTCCATCCGGGTGCTGGAAAAGCAGGGCTTTCAGCCCATCGGCCAATTGCCGGACCTTCCGTCCAATCCGCCATCGCGGGTCTTCGTGCTGACGCGCGAGGCTTACAACGCGCGCGGCTGA
- a CDS encoding cytochrome ubiquinol oxidase subunit I — translation MDLDPVTLARIQFATNISFHILFPSINIALAWVLLFFKLRFRQTGEQGWMDAYHFWVKIFALSFALGVVSGVTMSFQFGTNWPGYMQTVGNIAGPLLAYEILTAFFLEAGFLGIMLFGRSRVPERVHTLATFLVAFGNTVSAFWIIALNSWMQTPTGFVMRDGRAHVLSWWEVIFNPSMPYRLTHMLIASGLTVAFLVAGLSAYRYLRGERGRGVMSALKTGVFLAAMLIPLQMFVGDMHGLNTLKHQPAKLAAIEGIWHTEKDVPLLLFALPNAETRSNDYAIGVPQLGSLILTHQWGGEIKGLNEFAQHAPVAKVFWSFRVMVGMGMLMLLVSWLAAWRLKTRGEPGQGLARALLWMTFSGWVATLAGWFVTEIGRQPWLVTGVLTTAQAAGQATGPMLFTSLTTYLALYALLLAAYISVLFHLARKAGAHDAAGDIQLKEKLA, via the coding sequence ATGGACCTCGATCCCGTCACGCTGGCGCGCATCCAGTTCGCCACCAATATCTCGTTCCACATCCTGTTTCCCAGCATCAATATCGCGCTGGCCTGGGTGCTGCTGTTTTTCAAGCTGCGCTTCCGCCAGACCGGCGAGCAGGGCTGGATGGACGCCTATCACTTCTGGGTGAAGATTTTCGCGTTGTCCTTTGCCCTGGGCGTGGTGTCCGGCGTGACCATGAGCTTCCAGTTCGGCACCAACTGGCCCGGCTATATGCAGACCGTGGGCAATATCGCCGGCCCGCTCTTGGCTTATGAGATCCTGACCGCGTTTTTCCTGGAAGCCGGCTTCCTCGGCATCATGCTGTTCGGGCGGAGCCGGGTGCCGGAGAGGGTGCACACCCTGGCCACTTTCCTGGTGGCCTTCGGCAACACCGTGTCGGCGTTCTGGATCATCGCGCTCAATTCCTGGATGCAGACGCCGACCGGCTTCGTGATGCGCGACGGCCGCGCCCATGTGCTGAGCTGGTGGGAGGTGATCTTCAATCCGTCCATGCCGTACCGGCTGACCCATATGCTGATCGCCTCCGGCCTGACCGTGGCCTTCCTGGTGGCTGGTTTGTCCGCTTACCGCTACTTGCGCGGCGAGCGCGGCCGCGGCGTGATGTCGGCCTTGAAAACCGGCGTCTTCCTGGCCGCCATGCTGATCCCGCTGCAGATGTTCGTCGGCGACATGCACGGCCTGAACACGCTGAAACACCAACCGGCCAAGCTGGCCGCGATAGAAGGCATCTGGCACACCGAGAAAGACGTGCCGCTGCTGCTGTTCGCGCTGCCCAACGCCGAAACCCGCAGCAACGATTACGCCATCGGCGTGCCGCAGCTGGGCAGCCTGATCCTGACCCACCAGTGGGGCGGCGAGATCAAGGGCCTGAACGAGTTCGCGCAGCATGCGCCGGTGGCCAAGGTGTTCTGGAGCTTCCGCGTGATGGTGGGCATGGGCATGCTGATGCTGCTGGTGTCCTGGCTGGCGGCCTGGCGCTTGAAAACGCGCGGCGAGCCGGGGCAGGGCCTGGCGCGCGCGCTGCTGTGGATGACGTTTTCCGGCTGGGTGGCCACCTTGGCCGGCTGGTTCGTCACCGAGATCGGCCGCCAGCCCTGGCTGGTGACCGGCGTGCTGACCACCGCGCAGGCGGCCGGCCAGGCGACGGGGCCGATGCTGTTCACGTCCTTGACGACTTATCTCGCGCTGTACGCGCTGCTGCTGGCGGCCTACATCTCGGTGCTGTTCCACCTGGCGCGCAAGGCCGGCGCGCATGACGCCGCGGGCGACATCCAACTGAAGGAGAAACTGGCATGA
- a CDS encoding GbsR/MarR family transcriptional regulator, protein MTLPPLVQAFVLHFGEMGSRWGINRTVGQIYALLYVSEKPLNADEIGESIGCSRSNVSMGLKELQSWRLVKLQHFPGDRREYFSTPEDVWLIFKTLAEERKKREVEPTLTMLRGAIMESPASEAEQHAQARMKEMYQLIELVTTWFSDIQHMDVETLQRLMKLGSQVQKVLQFTQSLSRLGQRDADKE, encoded by the coding sequence ATGACCCTCCCACCTTTGGTACAGGCCTTCGTGCTGCATTTCGGCGAGATGGGCAGCCGCTGGGGCATCAACCGCACCGTCGGCCAGATCTACGCTTTGCTGTACGTCTCGGAAAAACCGCTGAACGCCGACGAAATCGGCGAATCCATAGGCTGTTCGCGCTCCAATGTCAGCATGGGGCTGAAGGAGCTGCAGTCATGGCGGCTGGTCAAGCTGCAGCACTTTCCGGGCGATCGGCGCGAATACTTCTCCACGCCGGAAGACGTGTGGCTGATCTTTAAAACCCTGGCCGAGGAGCGCAAGAAGCGCGAAGTGGAGCCGACGCTGACCATGCTGCGCGGCGCCATCATGGAAAGCCCGGCCAGCGAGGCCGAGCAGCACGCGCAGGCCAGGATGAAGGAGATGTACCAGCTGATCGAGCTGGTCACCACCTGGTTCTCCGACATCCAGCACATGGACGTGGAGACGCTGCAGCGGCTGATGAAGCTGGGTTCCCAGGTGCAGAAGGTCTTACAGTTCACCCAATCGCTGTCCCGGCTGGGACAGCGTGACGCAGACAAGGAGTAG
- the mutS gene encoding DNA mismatch repair protein MutS encodes MSTPQHTPMMQQYLALKREHADKLLFYRMGDFYELFYEDAEKAARLLDITLTARGASAGVPIKMAGIPYHAAEGYLARLVKMGESVAIAEQIGDPALAKGPVERKVVRIVTPGTLTDAALLDDKRDNLVLAVNMVKGVLGLAWLSLASGEFKIMQAGVEDLSSELERLKPAELVIPDDTGLAAFEGISMPKKKLPPWQFDIESSKLALTRHFGTRDLAGFGADTLPVAVGAAGALLEYVKSTQGVNPAHISALSVEDAGELIRMDAATRRNLELTETIRGEASPTLASLLDTCATSMGSRLLGHWLHHPMRNHRKLARRHGAVRALLSRYQDIHAELDQVSDIERITSRVALRSARPRDLSALRDSLAALAGVKALAASLDSELLHELAGVLPVDSPVQKMLAAAILPEPATFLRDGGVINNGFSPTLDELRAIQTDCGDFLLKLEAREKERTGITTLKVEFNRVHGFYIEVSKAQSDKVPDDYRRRQTLKNAERYITPELKEFEDKALTAQDRALALEKQLYETLLDELAPHIAELKLIAQAVAALDVLSAFAQRAAIGNYAEPQFVPEPRLDIVAGRHPVVEAEVERFIANDTKLSAERKLLLITGPNMGGKSTYMRQNALITLLAHVGSFVPADSAVIGPIDRIFTRIGASDDLAGGRSTFMVEMTETANILNNASEHSLVLMDEVGRGTSTFDGLALAWAIARALIEKNRAYTLFATHYFELTTLAGEYPAVANVHLSAVEHKDRIVFLHHVEDGPASQSYGLAVAQLAGVPGKVIREARRHLADLENQSAARVQPDLFAAPAAAEPEPHPALERLAELDPDDFSPRQALEILFELKRLTF; translated from the coding sequence ATGAGCACGCCCCAGCACACCCCGATGATGCAGCAATATTTAGCCCTCAAGCGCGAACACGCAGACAAACTGCTGTTCTACCGCATGGGCGACTTCTATGAGCTGTTCTACGAGGATGCGGAAAAAGCGGCGCGGCTGTTGGACATCACCCTGACCGCGCGCGGCGCCAGCGCCGGCGTGCCGATCAAGATGGCCGGCATCCCCTACCACGCCGCCGAGGGCTATCTGGCGCGGCTGGTGAAGATGGGCGAATCGGTGGCCATCGCCGAGCAGATCGGCGACCCGGCCCTTGCCAAGGGCCCGGTGGAGCGCAAGGTGGTGCGCATCGTCACACCGGGCACGCTGACCGACGCGGCGCTGCTGGACGACAAGCGCGACAACCTGGTGCTGGCCGTCAATATGGTCAAGGGCGTGCTGGGCCTGGCCTGGCTGTCGCTCGCCAGCGGCGAATTCAAGATCATGCAGGCCGGCGTGGAAGATTTGTCCAGCGAGCTGGAGCGGCTGAAGCCGGCAGAGCTGGTGATCCCGGACGACACCGGCCTGGCGGCTTTCGAAGGCATATCCATGCCGAAGAAAAAACTGCCGCCGTGGCAGTTCGACATCGAATCGTCCAAGCTGGCGCTGACCCGCCACTTCGGCACCCGCGACCTGGCCGGCTTCGGCGCCGACACGCTGCCGGTGGCCGTCGGCGCGGCCGGCGCCTTGCTGGAATACGTGAAATCCACCCAGGGCGTCAATCCGGCGCATATCTCCGCGCTGTCGGTGGAAGACGCCGGCGAGCTGATCCGCATGGACGCCGCCACCCGCCGCAACCTGGAGTTGACCGAAACCATACGCGGCGAGGCCTCGCCGACGCTGGCCTCCCTGCTGGACACCTGCGCCACCAGCATGGGCAGCCGCCTGCTCGGCCACTGGCTGCACCACCCGATGCGCAACCATAGAAAACTCGCCCGCCGCCACGGCGCGGTGCGCGCGCTGCTCTCACGCTACCAGGACATCCACGCCGAGCTGGACCAGGTATCGGACATCGAACGCATCACCTCGCGCGTGGCGCTGCGCTCCGCCCGCCCACGCGACCTGTCGGCGCTGCGCGACTCGCTGGCCGCGCTGGCCGGCGTCAAGGCGCTGGCCGCCTCGCTAGACTCCGAGCTGCTGCACGAGCTGGCCGGCGTGCTGCCGGTCGATTCGCCGGTGCAGAAAATGCTGGCCGCCGCCATCCTGCCGGAACCCGCCACCTTCCTGCGCGACGGCGGCGTGATCAACAACGGCTTCAGCCCGACGCTGGACGAGCTGCGCGCCATCCAGACCGACTGCGGCGATTTCCTGCTGAAGCTGGAGGCGCGCGAGAAGGAGCGCACCGGCATCACCACGCTGAAGGTGGAATTCAACCGCGTGCACGGCTTCTACATCGAGGTGTCCAAGGCGCAATCGGACAAGGTGCCGGACGACTACCGCCGCCGCCAGACGCTGAAGAACGCCGAGCGCTACATCACGCCGGAGTTGAAGGAATTCGAGGACAAGGCGCTGACCGCGCAAGACCGCGCGCTGGCGTTGGAAAAGCAGCTGTACGAGACGCTGCTGGACGAGTTGGCGCCGCACATCGCCGAGCTGAAGCTGATCGCCCAGGCGGTGGCCGCCCTGGACGTGCTGTCCGCCTTCGCCCAGCGCGCCGCCATCGGCAACTACGCCGAGCCGCAATTCGTGCCCGAGCCCCGTCTCGACATCGTCGCCGGCCGCCACCCGGTGGTGGAGGCGGAGGTCGAGCGCTTCATCGCCAACGACACCAAGCTGTCCGCCGAACGCAAGCTGCTGTTGATCACCGGCCCGAACATGGGCGGTAAATCCACCTATATGCGGCAAAACGCGCTGATCACCCTGCTGGCTCACGTCGGCAGCTTCGTGCCGGCCGACAGCGCCGTGATCGGCCCGATCGACCGCATCTTCACCCGCATCGGCGCGTCGGACGACCTGGCCGGCGGCCGCTCCACCTTCATGGTGGAAATGACCGAGACCGCCAACATCCTCAACAACGCCAGCGAGCACTCGCTGGTGCTGATGGACGAGGTGGGCCGCGGGACGTCCACTTTCGACGGTCTGGCGCTGGCCTGGGCCATCGCCCGCGCGCTGATCGAGAAAAACCGCGCCTATACCTTGTTCGCCACCCACTATTTCGAACTGACCACGCTGGCCGGCGAATACCCGGCGGTGGCCAACGTGCATCTGTCGGCGGTGGAGCACAAGGACCGCATCGTATTCCTGCACCATGTGGAAGACGGCCCGGCCAGCCAGAGCTACGGCCTGGCGGTGGCGCAGCTGGCCGGCGTGCCGGGGAAGGTGATACGCGAGGCGCGCCGCCATCTGGCGGACCTGGAAAACCAGTCCGCCGCGCGCGTGCAGCCGGATCTGTTCGCCGCGCCGGCGGCGGCGGAACCCGAACCGCACCCGGCGCTGGAACGGCTGGCGGAACTCGACCCGGATGATTTCAGTCCCAGACAGGCGCTGGAAATACTGTTCGAACTGAAAAGGCTGACCTTTTGA
- the clpS gene encoding ATP-dependent Clp protease adapter ClpS, producing the protein MSTSVKDDAQLEASRVRENPPPMYKVLLLNDDFTPMDFVVQVLQQFFHMNREKATQIMLQVHTQGHGVCGVYTKDVAATKVEQVLQYAKAHQHPLQCVMEEN; encoded by the coding sequence ATGTCCACCTCGGTCAAAGACGATGCCCAGCTTGAGGCGTCACGGGTTAGGGAAAACCCTCCCCCGATGTATAAGGTGTTGTTATTGAACGATGATTTTACCCCGATGGACTTCGTGGTACAGGTTCTCCAGCAGTTCTTCCACATGAACCGAGAGAAAGCCACTCAAATCATGCTGCAAGTCCACACGCAAGGTCACGGCGTGTGTGGCGTTTATACCAAAGACGTGGCTGCAACAAAGGTCGAGCAGGTGTTGCAATATGCGAAAGCGCACCAGCATCCGCTCCAGTGCGTAATGGAGGAAAACTGA